In Silene latifolia isolate original U9 population chromosome 3, ASM4854445v1, whole genome shotgun sequence, a single window of DNA contains:
- the LOC141649522 gene encoding uncharacterized protein LOC141649522 gives MHKIRLEGEAKPVRQPQRRLNPPMMEVVKEEIIKLLQMGIIYPISDSQWDVEFVFDDACRLAFDSLKEKLVTTPIIQAPRWDLPFEIMNDASDYALCAVLGQREGKVAHVIQYASSLLNDAQRNYTTTEKEFLAVVYAIEKFRAYLLGAKVIIYTDHKSIRQLVDKKDTKARLMRWVLLLSEFDIEIKDKQGSANVVADHLSRLHINEDLVKTMGVVDGSLPLESLYSMKAVEPWYANLVNYMVTNKFPTSFSSSQRNRLKADSRFYIWDDPYLWKMCQDQVIRRCVPDVEIPSILKHCHETGYKTPIDMSPYRLIYGKGCHLPVEVEHKAYWAIKAFNQNFDEAGLHRKLKIQELEEFRQNAYDNASIYKEKARSWHDKMVARRVFEEGQDVLVFQSRLKNFLGKLRSKWYEPYKVKKVFPHGAVEVEDPTSGKVIKVNGQWLKHYFKGIELQGEKDLLLEDPIYKD, from the exons ATGCACAAGATCCGGTTGGAGGGGGAAGCAAAGCCGGTTCGGCAAccacaaagaagattgaacccaccAATGATGGAAGTGGTGAAAGAAGAGATCATCAAATTACTCCAAATGGGAATCATTTACCCCATTAGTGATTCTCAATGG gatgtggagtttgttTTTGATGATGCTTGTAGGTTGGCATTCGATTCTTTGAAGGAAAAGCTTGTGACGACCCCGATAATTCAAGCTCCAAGATGGGACCTCCCTTTTGAAATCATGAACGATGCTAGCGATTATGCCCTTtgcgcggttttaggccaaagggaAGGGAAGGTTGCTCATGTGATCCAATATGCTTCTTCACTTTTAAATGATGCTCAACGGAACTACACCACCACGGAAAAGGAATTCTTAGCGGTGGTGTATGCCATTGAAAAGTTCCGGGCTTATCTCTTGGGTGCCAAGGTCATCATTTATACCGATCACAAATCTATAAGACAACTTGTAGACAAGAAGGACACCAAAGCAAGGCTAATGAGATGGGTTCTTTTGTTGAGTGAGTTTGACATCGAGATCAAGGACAAGCAAGGGAGTGCTAATGTGGTAGCCGACCATTTGAGTAGGCTTCATATCAATGAGGATCTAGTGAAGACCATGGGAGTAGTGGACGGTAGCTTACCACTTGAATCTCTATATTCTATGAAggccgttgagccttggtatgctaACCTTGTCAACTACATGGTAACAAATAAGTTTCCAACCTCATTCTCATCAAGTCAAAGAAATAGGCTAAAGGCCGATTCTAGATTCTACATATGGGATGACCCATACCTATGGAAGATGTGCCAAGATCAAGTCATTCGGCGTTGTGTACCGGATGTAGAAATTCCATCCATCCTCAAACATTGCCAcga aacgggTTATAAGACCCCAATCGACATGTCTCCATATAGGCTAATTTATGGGAAGGGATGCCACCTTCCCGTAGAAGTTGAACACAAAGCatattgggcaatcaaagctttcAATCAAAATTtcgatgaggcgggattgcacCGAAAGCTTAAAATTCAAGAATTAGAAGAGTTTAGGCAAaatgcctatgacaatgctagcatTTATAAGGAGAAGGCTCGGTCTTGGCATGACAAAATGGTGGCAAGAAGGGTTTTTGAAGAGGGACAAGATGTATTGGTTTTTCAAAGTCGTCTCAAGAACTTTCTCGGCAAGCTAAGGTCGAAGTGGTATGAGCCTTACAAAGTCAAGAAAGTCTTTCCACATGGAGCGGTGGAAGTAGAAGACCCGACCTCGGGGAAAGTGATAAAGGTCAATGGGCAATGGTTGAAGCATTACTTCAAGGGAATCGAGTTACAAGGTGAAAAGGATCTTCTTTTAGAAGATCCAATTTACAAAGATTAA